In a genomic window of Leptidea sinapis chromosome 14, ilLepSina1.1, whole genome shotgun sequence:
- the LOC126967866 gene encoding uncharacterized protein LOC126967866: MSASIGENELAPRLRMKPAISRIFCCSVTAASGFIAAYALVSYAIALIYEIVWVVESQSGVPVASVLLMICYCVVIAATVVLVHGLISKNNTYLLAWLISVILVLIPECSLVFYMSISHWGLQGVYGGAELACYVARLPAIVCGVVLVQSAYALREARKEEYGHGAGVSGSEFDASHYVPDAAPAFTNDGFLPDNGKSGSMPDLRRHLATRQSMIGYPVMLPQPPPAYWQHLADRQYAASLRGMPKSYQMPQTYGTWVGPRTGPYDKRRHSIVGAFDEYPTKYEYDDRMDCKSEMAYPYRPYYDPRVYPPDYDPRYFQEYKRDDAAYGVNLLRHDPYNFNRDRSYYMRNSHNSVGNESDDLTKYKDVAL, encoded by the exons ATGTCTGCGAGTATCGGTGAGAATGAACTAGCTCCCAGATTGAGGATGAAGCCAGCAATCAGCAGGATATTCTGCTGCAGCGTAACGGCAGCCTCTGGGTTCATAGCTGCTTATGCGCTG GTCTCATACGCGATCGCTCTCATCTACGAGATCGTGTGGGTCGTGGAGTCTCAGAGCGGAGTTCCCGTAGCGTCCGTGCTCCTCATGATATGCTACTGCGTGGTGATAGCTGCTACTGTGGTGCTCGTTCACGGACTTATATCT AAGAACAATACCTACCTCCTGGCGTGGCTAATCTCCGTAATACTGGTGCTGATACCGGAGTGTAGTTTGGTCTTCTACATGTCAATCAGTCATTGG GGTCTACAAGGAGTGTATGGAGGAGCAGAGCTGGCGTGCTACGTGGCTCGTCTGCCGGCCATAGTATGTGGAGTAGTGTTGGTGCAGTCAGCGTATGCTCTGAGAGAAGCTCG aaaaGAAGAGTACGGCCATGGTGCAGGAGTAAGCGGGAGCGAGTTTGACGCGAGCCATTACGTTCCTGATGCCGCACCAGCCTTCACCAACGATGGCTTTCTGCCGGACaacg gTAAATCCGGCTCAATGCCAGATCTACGTCGACATCTGGCAACCCGGCAATCAATGATCGGCTATCCAGTAATGCTTCCCCAACCTCCTCCAGCATACTGGCAACATCTAGCCGACAGACAGTACGCAGCTAGTCTTCGCGGCATGCCGAAATCGTACCAAATGCCACAGACGTACGGCACCTGGGTCGGACCCAGAACAGGACCGTACGACAAAAGAAGACATTCCATAGTAGGCGCATTCGACGAATACCCTACCAAGTACGAATACGACGACCGAATGGACTGCAAAAGCGAAATGGCCTATCCTTACAGGCCCTATTACGATCCCAGAGTGTACCCTCCAGACTACGACCCCAGATATTTCCAGGAATATAAAAGGGACGATGCAGCGTACGGAGTGAATCTGCTTCGACACGACCCCTACAACTTTAATAGAGATAGGTCGTATTATATGCGTAACAGTCATAATTCTGTTGGCAATGAGTCTGATGATCTTACTAAGTATAAGGATGTTGCGTTATAA